From a region of the Streptomyces sp. NBC_00193 genome:
- a CDS encoding polysaccharide deacetylase family protein translates to MSADTETARPAAAAPARRTGSPWVLMYHSVAEFTDPAEDPYGITVTPYVLEAQLLWLRSRGLRGVSVGELLRARAAGRGAGLVGLTFDDGYTDFLTRALPLLRRYDCTATLFVLPGRLGVDNVWDPLGPRKPLLTAEGIREVAAAGQEIGSHGLLHQDLTAAPDDVLQQELRGSRELIRELTGTLPAGFCYPYGHLDARVVAATRDAGYGYACAIDPGRLAGPHAMPRTHISQADGGPRLRIKQVRHQVRELRRVVHL, encoded by the coding sequence ATGTCCGCTGACACCGAAACGGCGCGCCCCGCCGCGGCGGCCCCCGCCCGCCGCACCGGCTCGCCGTGGGTCCTGATGTACCACTCCGTCGCCGAGTTCACCGATCCCGCCGAGGACCCGTACGGCATCACCGTCACCCCGTACGTGCTGGAGGCCCAGCTGCTGTGGCTGCGCTCCCGGGGACTGCGCGGGGTCTCCGTCGGTGAACTGCTGCGCGCCCGCGCCGCCGGACGCGGCGCCGGGCTGGTCGGGCTGACCTTCGACGACGGCTACACCGACTTCCTGACCCGCGCACTGCCGCTGCTGCGCCGCTACGACTGCACCGCCACCCTCTTCGTACTGCCAGGGCGGCTCGGCGTGGACAACGTCTGGGACCCGCTGGGCCCCCGCAAGCCCCTCCTCACCGCCGAGGGCATCCGCGAAGTCGCCGCCGCCGGACAGGAGATCGGCTCGCACGGGCTGCTCCACCAGGACCTCACCGCGGCCCCCGACGACGTACTGCAGCAGGAGCTGCGCGGCAGCCGCGAGCTGATCCGGGAGCTGACCGGGACGCTGCCCGCCGGATTCTGCTACCCCTACGGGCACCTCGACGCCCGGGTCGTCGCCGCGACCCGGGACGCCGGGTACGGCTACGCCTGCGCCATCGACCCCGGCCGCCTCGCCGGACCCCACGCGATGCCCCGTACGCACATCAGCCAGGCCGACGGCGGCCCGCGGCTGCGGATCAAGCAGGTGCGCCACCAGGTGCGGGAGCTGCGCAGGGTGGTGCACCTGTGA